The following are encoded in a window of bacterium SCSIO 12643 genomic DNA:
- a CDS encoding proline dehydrogenase family protein has translation MTNQNNENLKVSFNDTKTAFSHLSDKDLDFSIKMFQLMQNPTLVKVGTALSQFALATHLPITGIVKATVFRQFCGGTNLTESLDKVEELYKYNVGSILDYAVEGAQDEETFESTKNQIINVIRKAETTDGIPVACMKMTGVFRFELLEKMTAETPLSDAEKQEYKRAVDRFEQICKVAHETGVPIYVDAEETWIQPAIDRLVESRMRVYNKKKAIVFHTLQMYRWDKIDHLKKLIAESKKEGWFLGIKFVRGAYLEKENQRAKDMGYKTFIQPDKESTDRDFDLAIEMMIDNIAHCEICNGTHNALSSMKLVELMKKHKLANNDRRIYFSQLKGMSDTISFNLANAGYNVSKYLPYGPVKAAIPYLTRRAEENTSIAGQMGKELTDLLEEKARRKAIK, from the coding sequence ATGACAAATCAAAACAACGAGAATTTGAAGGTGTCTTTTAACGATACTAAAACGGCTTTTTCTCACCTCTCCGATAAAGATTTGGATTTTTCCATTAAAATGTTTCAACTTATGCAAAACCCTACTTTGGTAAAAGTGGGTACTGCTTTGTCTCAGTTTGCTTTAGCTACACATTTACCCATTACGGGAATTGTTAAAGCTACAGTTTTCCGCCAATTCTGTGGGGGCACGAATCTAACGGAAAGTTTAGACAAGGTTGAAGAACTTTATAAATACAACGTAGGATCTATTTTAGATTATGCGGTTGAAGGGGCGCAAGATGAGGAAACTTTTGAAAGCACAAAAAATCAAATTATTAATGTAATTCGAAAAGCTGAAACCACTGATGGAATACCAGTAGCATGTATGAAAATGACTGGTGTATTCAGATTTGAATTATTGGAAAAAATGACCGCTGAAACTCCGCTCTCGGATGCGGAAAAACAAGAATACAAACGTGCAGTTGACCGATTCGAGCAAATCTGTAAAGTAGCGCATGAAACAGGTGTTCCGATTTATGTGGATGCGGAAGAAACCTGGATTCAGCCAGCTATTGATCGCCTGGTAGAATCCAGAATGCGTGTGTACAATAAGAAGAAAGCTATCGTTTTCCATACCTTACAGATGTATCGTTGGGATAAAATTGATCATCTTAAGAAACTAATCGCTGAGTCTAAAAAAGAAGGCTGGTTCTTAGGTATTAAGTTCGTAAGAGGAGCATATCTGGAAAAAGAGAATCAACGTGCCAAAGACATGGGCTATAAAACGTTCATCCAACCTGACAAAGAGTCTACGGATAGAGATTTTGATTTGGCCATTGAAATGATGATAGACAATATTGCGCATTGTGAAATCTGTAATGGCACCCATAATGCTTTAAGTTCTATGAAGTTGGTTGAGCTTATGAAAAAACATAAACTAGCTAATAACGACCGTAGAATATACTTTTCTCAATTAAAAGGGATGAGTGATACCATTAGTTTTAATTTAGCTAATGCGGGATACAATGTCTCCAAGTATTTACCATATGGTCCTGTTAAAGCAGCTATTCCTTATTTGACCAGAAGAGCGGAGGAAAACACTTCAATTGCAGGTCAAATGGGTAAAGAACTTACAGATTTACTGGAAGAAAAAGCACGCAGAAAAGCGATTAAATAA
- a CDS encoding DUF3276 family protein: MDGYKKASNKGNDEIYSNAVRAGKRTYFFDVRETRGNDHYLTITESKKKYDDQGNFRYEKHKIFLYKEDFEKFGNAFNQAIEMIEQLQNGNGIESGNQMESDYMDVDFESLGSNE, translated from the coding sequence ATGGACGGTTATAAAAAAGCTTCAAATAAGGGGAACGATGAGATTTATTCAAATGCGGTAAGAGCAGGAAAGCGAACCTACTTTTTTGATGTGAGAGAGACAAGGGGAAATGATCATTACTTAACCATTACTGAAAGTAAAAAGAAATACGATGATCAGGGAAATTTCCGTTATGAGAAACATAAGATTTTCTTGTATAAAGAAGATTTTGAAAAATTCGGTAATGCATTTAATCAAGCCATTGAAATGATTGAACAACTTCAAAATGGAAATGGTATTGAGTCCGGAAACCAAATGGAGTCCGATTACATGGATGTAGACTTTGAATCTTTGGGTTCAAACGAATAA
- a CDS encoding ABC transporter ATP-binding protein — translation MRPLFYLNKYFLKYKLRLFLGLIFITASNLFAILPAQIIRIAFDVVGDTVTRYRLFNGLQIQEDYYGFMTQAIIVFGLIVFAMALIKGFFTFLNRQTIIVMSRLIEYDLKNDIFNHYQKLDLSFYKKNSTGDLMNRISEDVSRVRMYIGPAIMYSTNMIVVFILVVWAMLSVNVKLTLYVLLPLPFLSISIYYVSHIINIKSEKVQRQLSNISTFVQEAFSGIRVFKAYNIGAQRFEQFNQETEDYKKVNLELVKVNAMFMPLMVLLIGLSTIMTIYIGGQLTIAGEITSGNIAEFVIYVNMLTWPVAVVGWVTSMVQRAAASQKRINEFLSIQPQIVSPTQTPTEINGDIEFKNVNFTYPDSGTEALKNVSFKVKQGQSLAITGRTGAGKSTIAQLIARLYDADSGVIRVDGQSIQEVNLHDLRKRIGFVHQDVFLFSDTISNNIAFGSQVQDIDSNTVEDAAKKAAIYDNIIKLKDGFETKIGERGVTLSGGQKQRISIARALITDPQILILDDSLSAVDTKTEDQILEHLNTFMQNRTTIIISHRISSIKHCDQIIVLDQGEIVEKGTHEEILNQNGLYRLLHDQQLLENSEASV, via the coding sequence ATGCGGCCGTTATTTTATTTAAATAAGTACTTTTTAAAATATAAATTACGGTTGTTTCTAGGCTTAATTTTTATAACCGCATCGAATCTATTTGCCATTTTACCTGCTCAAATTATCCGTATCGCATTTGATGTTGTGGGAGATACGGTAACCCGATATCGTTTATTTAATGGACTGCAAATTCAGGAAGATTATTATGGATTTATGACTCAAGCCATTATCGTATTTGGTTTGATCGTTTTTGCTATGGCTTTGATCAAAGGTTTTTTCACATTTCTTAATCGCCAGACCATCATTGTTATGTCCAGATTGATTGAATACGATCTTAAAAATGACATTTTCAACCACTATCAAAAACTTGATCTATCATTTTATAAGAAAAATAGTACCGGTGATTTGATGAATCGAATTAGTGAAGACGTAAGTCGGGTAAGAATGTACATTGGCCCTGCGATTATGTATTCCACAAATATGATCGTGGTTTTTATTCTGGTGGTTTGGGCGATGTTATCGGTAAATGTAAAACTGACTTTATACGTACTTCTACCACTCCCTTTTCTTTCTATATCTATTTATTACGTGAGTCACATCATCAATATTAAAAGTGAAAAGGTTCAAAGACAATTATCTAATATTTCCACTTTCGTTCAGGAAGCCTTTTCCGGGATCCGTGTTTTTAAAGCTTACAATATTGGTGCGCAAAGATTTGAGCAGTTCAATCAGGAAACCGAAGATTATAAAAAAGTAAATCTGGAATTGGTTAAAGTCAATGCGATGTTTATGCCGTTGATGGTTCTTCTCATTGGTCTAAGTACGATTATGACTATTTATATTGGTGGTCAGCTCACCATTGCCGGGGAAATCACTTCCGGAAATATTGCGGAATTTGTCATATATGTCAACATGCTTACCTGGCCGGTAGCTGTTGTGGGATGGGTTACTTCTATGGTCCAAAGAGCTGCCGCATCACAAAAAAGAATTAATGAGTTTTTAAGCATTCAACCTCAAATTGTTTCGCCCACACAAACTCCTACAGAAATTAACGGAGACATTGAATTTAAAAATGTGAATTTCACTTATCCGGATTCAGGTACAGAAGCTTTAAAAAATGTAAGTTTTAAAGTTAAACAGGGACAATCATTAGCCATTACCGGAAGAACCGGAGCAGGAAAAAGTACCATTGCGCAACTTATCGCAAGATTATATGATGCCGATTCCGGAGTAATACGCGTTGATGGTCAATCTATTCAAGAAGTTAATCTACATGATTTACGTAAACGAATTGGCTTTGTACATCAGGATGTTTTCCTCTTTTCCGATACAATTTCAAACAATATCGCATTTGGTTCTCAAGTTCAGGACATTGATTCAAATACGGTTGAAGATGCCGCAAAAAAGGCAGCGATTTATGACAATATCATCAAATTGAAAGATGGATTTGAAACCAAAATCGGAGAACGAGGGGTCACATTATCCGGTGGCCAAAAACAACGAATTTCAATTGCTCGGGCATTAATCACTGATCCACAAATTTTGATACTGGACGATAGTCTATCCGCGGTAGACACCAAAACTGAAGATCAAATTTTGGAACACCTTAACACCTTTATGCAAAATCGAACCACAATTATTATTTCGCATAGAATCTCTTCTATTAAACATTGCGATCAAATTATTGTATTGGATCAGGGAGAAATTGTAGAAAAAGGAACGCATGAAGAAATCCTGAATCAAAACGGATTATACCGATTACTCCATGATCAGCAACTTTTAGAAAATTCTGAGGCCAGTGTCTAA
- the nusB gene encoding transcription antitermination factor NusB, producing the protein MEGLFNRRYLRVKVMQAVYAYDSANHNLELGEKSLVKSLDDVYTLYINMLSLLLEVVDMSRKSIELKKEKRLVTEEDLNPNLRFAQNGAALTIENNRKYKLYAEKLDWSVESDNIKKIWKEVEADKKYKAFMSNPRHNFQHDIEIMIYIFKNYIAVNEVFLDLFEERNIYWYDDVQMVSINVVKTLSGLRPEMDEFDSILMQLFKNQKEDLKFVKELYHKTVLQSDASMKLIEKYTKNWDVDRIARLDTVLMKISITEFTSFPNIPVKVTMNEYLEISKNYSTEKSRVFINGVLDKVLVDLKNENKLNKSGMGLINR; encoded by the coding sequence ATGGAAGGGTTATTTAACAGAAGGTACCTTAGGGTGAAAGTAATGCAAGCGGTTTATGCTTACGATTCGGCAAACCATAATTTAGAGCTTGGCGAAAAATCACTGGTTAAGAGTTTGGATGATGTATACACGTTGTACATCAATATGTTGAGTTTGTTGTTGGAAGTTGTGGATATGAGCCGCAAAAGCATTGAACTGAAGAAGGAAAAAAGGTTAGTAACCGAAGAAGATTTAAACCCTAATTTAAGATTTGCACAAAACGGAGCCGCACTTACCATAGAAAATAATCGTAAGTATAAGTTGTATGCAGAGAAGCTCGATTGGAGTGTAGAATCTGATAACATCAAAAAAATATGGAAAGAGGTTGAGGCAGATAAAAAGTATAAAGCTTTTATGTCTAATCCACGTCATAATTTTCAGCACGATATTGAAATTATGATCTATATTTTCAAAAACTACATTGCAGTAAATGAAGTGTTTCTGGATTTGTTTGAAGAGCGTAACATTTACTGGTATGATGATGTGCAGATGGTAAGCATTAATGTGGTAAAAACATTAAGTGGCTTGAGACCGGAAATGGATGAGTTTGATTCTATTTTGATGCAATTGTTTAAAAATCAAAAAGAAGACTTGAAATTTGTAAAAGAGTTGTATCACAAAACTGTGTTGCAAAGTGATGCTTCCATGAAGTTGATTGAAAAGTATACAAAGAACTGGGATGTAGACCGGATTGCAAGACTGGATACTGTTTTGATGAAAATATCTATTACAGAATTTACAAGTTTTCCAAATATTCCGGTGAAGGTGACAATGAACGAATATCTTGAAATATCAAAGAATTACAGTACTGAAAAAAGTCGTGTATTTATCAATGGTGTTTTGGATAAAGTCTTGGTAGATTTGAAGAATGAAAATAAATTGAATAAATCCGGTATGGGTTTAATTAATCGATAA
- a CDS encoding DUF1573 domain-containing protein: MIKSVLKCGMLALVVGVTSCGDSQKADALSPDLVSNPATASSEKGEQKQAKMVFSDAEQSFGSIVQGESVTKIYHFKNEGEVDLIISSANGSCGCTIPKWPKTPIKPGQSGEIEVVFNSQGKKGKQTKKVYITANTHPANNVIVLKGDVVAPE; this comes from the coding sequence ATGATAAAATCAGTTTTAAAATGTGGGATGTTGGCTTTAGTAGTTGGAGTAACATCTTGTGGAGATAGTCAAAAAGCAGATGCTTTATCTCCTGATTTAGTAAGTAATCCGGCAACAGCTTCATCTGAAAAAGGGGAGCAAAAACAAGCTAAAATGGTTTTCTCTGATGCAGAGCAGAGTTTTGGTTCAATCGTGCAGGGAGAAAGTGTAACTAAAATCTATCATTTTAAAAATGAAGGTGAAGTGGATTTAATCATTTCATCTGCAAATGGTTCATGTGGATGTACCATTCCAAAATGGCCTAAGACACCAATTAAACCAGGTCAGTCTGGCGAGATTGAAGTGGTGTTTAATAGTCAGGGTAAAAAAGGAAAACAAACCAAAAAAGTATATATAACCGCAAATACACATCCGGCAAATAATGTGATTGTATTAAAAGGAGATGTAGTTGCACCAGAATAA
- the yajC gene encoding preprotein translocase subunit YajC — protein MDINGILTQFGPLILIGVVFYFFIIRPQLKRAKDAKKFREAMRKGDKVVTIGGIHGKILEIRETTIVLEAESKTRFVVERSAISPEFTSGSGESDLALSARK, from the coding sequence ATGGATATTAACGGAATATTGACACAATTTGGACCACTGATTTTAATTGGAGTGGTTTTTTATTTTTTCATCATCAGACCTCAGTTAAAGAGAGCGAAAGATGCAAAGAAGTTTAGAGAGGCGATGAGAAAAGGCGACAAAGTCGTAACCATTGGTGGAATACATGGAAAGATTTTAGAGATTAGAGAAACAACAATCGTTCTGGAGGCAGAAAGTAAAACCAGATTTGTGGTGGAGCGTTCAGCAATTTCTCCAGAATTTACATCAGGATCAGGCGAAAGCGATTTGGCCTTGTCCGCGCGTAAATAA
- the coaE gene encoding dephospho-CoA kinase (Dephospho-CoA kinase (CoaE) performs the final step in coenzyme A biosynthesis.) has protein sequence MKVVGLTGGIGSGKTTVGNIFKRLKIPVYDSDSRAKALYTESPELRKQVEKEFGTDIYSEDQIDRAKLAAIVFQDKSKLEVLNGLVHPVLNLDFEQWANSQEAPYVIREAAILLESGGYKACDAIIVVTADESIRIARVQTRDEATAEQVKARIQNQWSDQKRLEYADYEIRNNGQEPLIDQVMQIHEELKS, from the coding sequence ATGAAGGTTGTAGGCTTGACAGGTGGAATTGGTAGTGGAAAAACAACCGTAGGTAATATCTTTAAAAGATTGAAGATACCTGTATACGATTCGGATTCCAGAGCCAAGGCGTTATATACAGAGAGTCCGGAATTAAGAAAACAAGTAGAGAAGGAGTTCGGAACTGATATATATTCCGAAGATCAAATCGATCGAGCAAAACTGGCTGCAATTGTTTTTCAAGATAAAAGCAAACTGGAGGTTTTAAATGGATTGGTACATCCTGTATTGAATCTGGATTTTGAGCAATGGGCAAATTCGCAAGAAGCGCCTTATGTGATTCGAGAAGCAGCCATATTGTTAGAGTCGGGTGGTTACAAAGCATGTGACGCTATTATTGTGGTGACGGCTGATGAATCTATTCGAATAGCGAGAGTACAGACGCGAGATGAGGCTACTGCGGAACAAGTGAAAGCCAGAATTCAAAACCAGTGGTCGGATCAAAAAAGGTTAGAATATGCCGATTATGAGATCAGGAATAATGGACAGGAGCCATTGATTGATCAGGTGATGCAAATCCATGAGGAATTGAAATCCTGA
- a CDS encoding serine hydrolase: MKVFSKVLAVLIIVLLAGFIYFISNFGPIISGFGAKGVCSCVFVGNRTAESAIANELGAFPLSLGHFEVNMEDSSATGTVFGLARSKAIYRKGLGCTLIRERSEEEIRTELPGVDLKKPELSDTLDWPLGTRLPDSISSHVDLNALKKVIAQSFENTNPEVPAKTRGVLVVYDGQLVLEEYADEFDKNSAQLGWSMTKSVTNGLYGIMVKKGMLDIYQPAPVSEWQNADDPRSEITTDELLRMSSGLYWEEVYSNVSTATNMLYKYARMGDFAVSQDLQYEIGSKWYYSSGTTNILSKILREQVGEEKYYQFAQNELFSKLGVTTAVIEPDAGGTHVGSSYMWASARDWARLGLLYLNNGNWYGEQILPENWVNYTVQPTAHTDKGQYGAQWWLNAGEEGNEQNRLLPDVSTDMYMMDGYEGQRVFVVPSKKLVVVRLGQNKRGGFDHNWFLSSVMNCIK; encoded by the coding sequence ATGAAGGTTTTCTCTAAGGTTCTTGCTGTACTGATAATCGTACTTCTAGCAGGTTTTATCTATTTTATTTCAAATTTTGGTCCTATCATTTCCGGTTTCGGAGCTAAAGGTGTTTGTTCGTGTGTATTTGTTGGGAATCGAACTGCGGAGAGTGCGATAGCGAATGAGTTGGGTGCATTTCCATTGTCGCTTGGACACTTTGAAGTGAATATGGAAGATTCCTCCGCTACGGGAACTGTTTTTGGGTTGGCCAGATCAAAAGCAATTTATCGTAAAGGTTTGGGATGTACTTTGATTCGTGAGAGAAGTGAAGAAGAAATCAGAACCGAATTGCCCGGAGTTGATTTAAAGAAACCGGAATTAAGTGATACTTTGGACTGGCCTTTGGGAACCAGATTACCGGATTCTATTAGTAGTCATGTGGATTTGAATGCACTTAAAAAAGTGATTGCGCAATCTTTTGAAAATACAAATCCAGAAGTTCCTGCAAAAACCAGAGGGGTATTGGTGGTGTATGATGGGCAATTGGTTTTAGAAGAATATGCAGATGAGTTTGATAAAAACTCAGCGCAATTGGGATGGTCTATGACTAAAAGTGTCACCAACGGTTTGTACGGGATTATGGTTAAGAAGGGTATGTTGGATATTTATCAACCTGCTCCGGTTTCTGAGTGGCAAAATGCGGATGACCCCAGAAGTGAAATCACTACAGATGAGTTATTGCGAATGAGCTCAGGGTTGTATTGGGAAGAAGTTTATTCGAATGTAAGCACGGCTACAAATATGTTGTATAAATATGCCAGAATGGGAGACTTTGCCGTATCGCAAGATCTACAATATGAAATTGGATCGAAATGGTATTATTCTAGTGGAACAACCAATATCTTGTCTAAAATCTTAAGAGAGCAGGTTGGAGAAGAAAAATATTATCAGTTTGCACAAAATGAATTGTTTAGCAAGTTAGGAGTTACTACTGCAGTTATTGAACCCGATGCGGGAGGTACTCATGTAGGATCATCTTACATGTGGGCATCCGCGAGAGATTGGGCGCGTTTAGGATTGTTATATTTAAACAACGGAAACTGGTATGGAGAACAAATCTTACCGGAAAATTGGGTGAATTATACGGTACAACCAACTGCACATACGGATAAAGGACAGTATGGTGCGCAATGGTGGTTAAATGCGGGAGAAGAAGGGAATGAGCAAAATCGATTATTACCGGATGTTTCCACCGATATGTATATGATGGATGGCTATGAGGGGCAACGTGTTTTTGTAGTTCCGTCTAAAAAGCTGGTTGTGGTTAGATTAGGACAAAATAAAAGAGGTGGTTTTGATCATAACTGGTTTTTGAGTAGTGTGATGAACTGTATTAAATAG
- a CDS encoding MBL fold metallo-hydrolase, protein MKVTFLGTGTSQGVPMIACDCEVCTSTNSKDKRLRSSILVEVNDQTIIVDTGPDFRYQMLRAQVKKLDAVVFTHEHKDHVAGLDDVRGFNYIMKKSMQIYATENVQTALKRDFHYAFGANKYPGVPQLELNTITSEPFHIEDLEMIPIQLKHYKMDVFGYRIGKFAYITDANYIAESEMKKLEGLEVLVINALQKTNHISHFTLEEALDVIGRLKPKKAYLTHISHRMGKHEDVSKELPENVELAYDGLVVEV, encoded by the coding sequence ATGAAGGTTACTTTTCTGGGAACAGGGACCTCGCAGGGCGTTCCCATGATCGCATGTGATTGTGAAGTATGTACTTCAACAAACTCAAAAGACAAACGATTAAGATCTTCCATTTTAGTAGAAGTCAACGACCAAACAATCATTGTGGATACTGGCCCGGATTTTAGATATCAAATGTTGCGTGCACAGGTCAAAAAACTGGATGCTGTGGTTTTTACGCATGAACATAAAGATCATGTAGCCGGTTTGGATGATGTGAGAGGATTTAACTACATCATGAAAAAATCCATGCAGATCTACGCAACTGAAAATGTGCAAACTGCATTAAAAAGAGATTTTCATTATGCGTTTGGAGCAAATAAATATCCCGGGGTACCACAATTAGAATTGAATACGATTACCAGTGAACCGTTTCATATTGAAGACCTGGAAATGATTCCTATTCAATTAAAACATTACAAAATGGATGTTTTTGGATACAGAATAGGAAAATTTGCCTACATCACGGATGCCAATTATATTGCTGAAAGTGAAATGAAAAAGCTAGAGGGTCTGGAGGTTTTGGTCATTAATGCACTCCAAAAAACAAATCATATTTCTCATTTTACATTGGAAGAAGCATTAGATGTCATCGGCCGGTTAAAACCTAAAAAAGCATATTTAACGCACATTAGTCATCGGATGGGAAAACATGAAGATGTGAGTAAAGAATTACCGGAGAACGTTGAATTGGCTTATGATGGGTTAGTAGTGGAAGTATAG